In Treponema primitia ZAS-2, a genomic segment contains:
- the lepB gene encoding signal peptidase I → MADNRDFFDQLQVFTEGCLSRRQRKRRIRKEKSRAKNPVLDWIEAFLWAAGVVLLINQYLFQAYQIPSGSMIDTLLIKDRIFVNKIIYGPELLPGVFKLPSPIKPKRNDVIIFENPSYISRGPAFDIAQRIIYMLTLSMVDIDKDESGDPKVHFLIKRAVGMGGDRFITENGELNIRFAGEDRWMPEREYNAGRGLKHKLSRLMDEDAYPALKAAGRAAALMDLGLPVSGELSEAAAGVNKLRYPDYLAHERARLELIRGAYPQENRYRTLLARHTQGWYVPPGRILPLGDNRDNSRDGRYFGPVRESKILGKGSLIYWPFRRIGPIR, encoded by the coding sequence ATGGCTGACAACAGGGATTTTTTTGATCAACTCCAGGTATTCACCGAAGGCTGTTTAAGCCGCAGGCAGCGTAAGCGGCGGATCAGGAAGGAGAAATCCCGGGCAAAGAACCCCGTGCTGGACTGGATAGAGGCCTTTCTCTGGGCGGCGGGGGTGGTACTCCTGATCAACCAATACCTTTTCCAAGCATACCAGATCCCCTCGGGTTCCATGATCGATACCCTTTTAATTAAGGACCGGATCTTTGTCAATAAAATAATCTACGGCCCGGAATTGCTTCCCGGGGTGTTCAAGCTGCCCAGCCCCATAAAACCCAAACGGAACGATGTGATTATCTTTGAAAACCCTTCCTATATATCACGGGGCCCCGCCTTTGATATTGCCCAGCGCATTATCTATATGCTTACCCTCTCCATGGTGGACATCGACAAGGATGAATCCGGGGATCCGAAGGTTCACTTCCTTATTAAACGGGCGGTAGGCATGGGGGGGGACCGGTTCATCACTGAAAACGGGGAACTGAATATCCGTTTTGCAGGGGAAGACCGGTGGATGCCCGAGCGGGAGTATAATGCGGGCCGGGGATTGAAGCATAAGCTGAGTCGGCTCATGGATGAAGACGCCTATCCGGCCCTAAAAGCCGCCGGGAGAGCCGCCGCCCTTATGGATCTGGGGCTGCCCGTTTCCGGAGAGCTTTCCGAGGCAGCGGCGGGGGTGAATAAGCTGCGCTACCCCGATTATCTGGCCCATGAGCGGGCCCGGCTGGAATTGATTCGGGGGGCCTATCCCCAGGAGAACCGCTACCGTACCCTCTTGGCTCGGCATACTCAGGGCTGGTATGTGCCTCCCGGTCGCATACTTCCCCTAGGGGATAACCGGGATAATTCCCGGGACGGTCGTTACTTTGGCCCGGTGCGGGAATCAAAAATTCTGGGAAAGGGTTCCCTTATTTATTGGCCCTTCCGGCGTATCGGACCCATACGCTAA
- the lepB gene encoding signal peptidase I, with translation MFNKWRKYSYAAQKDQRHQIRWVLVWLLAFFVLYSMLTGFFFSMRVLENETMQPGLRSGDRFVLSSYRIYAFLAERDWIGGELPFKRGNVVLVDMSLRDDPGIARKTLDVLIRFFTLQRLSLFNQKEHYYIKRVIGLPGDEISMTNFVIRVRPAGGNYALTEFELSDRPYVPNIPQVPALWDESIPFSGNMDTRILTEDECFVLSDDRSNTNDSRTWGPVPVDLVAGKLLFRYWPLTKLGRP, from the coding sequence ATGTTTAACAAATGGCGAAAATATTCCTACGCCGCCCAGAAGGATCAGCGGCATCAGATACGCTGGGTTCTGGTTTGGCTCCTGGCTTTTTTCGTTTTGTACTCCATGCTTACGGGCTTTTTTTTCTCCATGCGGGTTCTGGAAAATGAAACCATGCAGCCCGGCCTTCGTAGCGGGGACAGGTTTGTGCTTTCATCTTACAGGATCTATGCGTTTCTGGCCGAAAGGGACTGGATTGGCGGGGAGCTTCCTTTTAAGCGGGGCAATGTGGTTCTGGTGGATATGTCCCTGAGGGATGATCCGGGTATAGCCCGGAAAACCCTGGATGTATTGATCCGGTTTTTTACCCTTCAACGCCTGAGCCTCTTCAATCAAAAAGAACATTACTATATCAAGCGGGTCATAGGACTACCGGGGGATGAGATTTCCATGACCAATTTTGTGATCCGGGTAAGGCCCGCCGGGGGAAATTACGCCCTTACAGAATTTGAGTTATCCGACCGGCCCTATGTTCCCAATATACCCCAGGTTCCGGCCCTCTGGGATGAGTCGATTCCCTTTTCAGGCAACATGGATACCCGTATCCTTACCGAAGATGAGTGCTTTGTCCTTTCCGATGATCGCAGTAATACTAACGATTCCCGCACCTGGGGTCCCGTCCCGGTTGATCTGGTGGCGGGTAAGCTGCTCTTCCGCTACTGGCCTCTGACAAAACTGGGAAGGCCCTAG